A stretch of Prunus dulcis chromosome 6, ALMONDv2, whole genome shotgun sequence DNA encodes these proteins:
- the LOC117629640 gene encoding elongation factor 1-alpha-like: protein MGKEKFHINIVVIGHVDSGKSTTTGHLIYKLGGIDKRVIERFEKEAAEMNKRSFKYAWVLDKLKAERERGITIDIALWKFETTKYYCTVIDAPGHRDFIKNMITGTSQADCAILIIDSTTGGFEAGISKDGQTREHALLAFTLGVRQMICCCNKMDATTPKYSKARYDEIVKEVSSYLKKVGYNPEKIPFVPISGFEGDNMIERSTNLDWYKGPTLLEALDLISEPKRPSDKPLRLPLQDVYKIGGIGTVPVGRVETGTLKPGMLVTFAPTGLTTEVKSVEMHHESLQEALPGDNVGFNVKNVAVKDLKRGYVASNSKDDPAKEAANFTAQVIIMNHPGQIGQGYAPVLDCHTSHIAVKFAEMLTKIDRRSGKELEKEPKFLKNGDAGFVKMIPTKPMVVETFSEYPPLGRFAVRDMRQTVAVGVIKSVEKKDPTGAKITKAAAKKK, encoded by the exons ATGGGTAAAGAGAAGTTCCACATCAACATTGTGGTCATTGGCCATGTCGACTCTGGTAAGTCGACTACCACTGGTCATTTGATCTACAAGCTTGGTGGTATCGACAAGCGTGTTATCGAGAGGTTTGAGAAGGAAGCTGCTGAGATGAACAAAAGGTCATTCAAGTATGCCTGGGTGCTGGACAAGCTCAAGGCCGAGCGTGAACGTGGTATTACAATTGATATTGCCTTGTGGAAGTTTGAGACCACCAAGTACTACTGCACTGTTATTGATGCTCCTGGACATCGTGACTTTATCAAGAACATGATTACTGGCACCTCCCAGGCTGACTGTGCCATCCTTATTATTGACTCCACCACTGGTGGTTTTGAAGCTGGCATTTCCAAGGATGGTCAGACCCGAGAGCATGCTTTACTTGCTTTTACTCTTGGTGTTAGGCAGATGATTTGCTGCTGTAACAAG ATGGATGCCACCACTCCCAAGTACTCAAAGGCAAGGTACGATGAAATTGTCAAGGAAGTCTCATCCTATCTCAAGAAGGTCGGGTACAACCCAGAAAAGATCCCCTTTGTGCCCATTTCTGGGTTCGAGGGTGACAACATGATTGAGAGGTCCACCAACCTTGACTGGTACAAGGGACCCACCCTTCTTGAGGCCCTTGACTTGATCAGTGAGCCCAAGAGACCATCAGACAAGCCCCTTCGACTTCCACTTCAGGATGTGTACAAGATTGGTGGTATTGGTACCGTCCCTGTTGGACGAGTTGAGACTGGTACCCTGAAGCCTGGTATGCTTGTGACTTTTGCCCCCACTGGGCTGACTACTGAAGTTAAGTCTGTGGAGATGCACCATGAATCTCTCCAAGAGGCCCTTCCAGGTGACAATGTTGGATTCAACGTGAAGAATGTTGCTGTTAAGGATCTCAAGCGTGGTTATGTTGCTTCCAACTCCAAGGATGATCCTGCAAAGGAAGCAGCAAACTTTACCGCTCAGGTCATCATCATGAACCACCCTGGCCAGATTGGACAAGGATATGCTCCTGTTCTTGACTGTCACACCTCCCACATTGCTGTTAAATTTGCTGAGATGTTGACAAAGATTGACAGGCGATCTGGTAAAGAACTGGAGAAGGAGCCCAAGTTCTTGAAGAATGGTGATGCTGGATTTGTGAAGATGATTCCCACCAAGCCCATGGTTGTTGAGACCTTCTCTGAGTACCCCCCACTTGGACGATTTGCTGTGAGGGACATGCGACAGACTGTTGCTGTTGGTGTCATCAAGAGTGTTGAGAAGAAGGATCCAACTGGTGCTAAGATCACCAAGGCCGCTGCTAAGAAGAAGTGA
- the LOC117631999 gene encoding uncharacterized protein LOC117631999, translated as MQSMLNLHGTFGLPLCVSGITHHHLTFSKEMADHDRRREAMKRQRSQARAELHANQELGFERSSGSVGEEIREGGFDEDLASVLHDLCCSYLACTAKAA; from the exons atgcagTCCATGTTAAACCTCCATGGCACCTTTGGCCTTCCTCTGTGTGTTTCAGGGATAACCCATCATCATCTCACCTTCTCTAAGGA gatgGCAGATCATGATCGCAGAAGGGAGGCCATGAAAAGGCAGAGATCACAAGCCAGAGCAGAGCTGCATGCAAATCAAGAACTGGGTTTTGAGAGAAGCAGTGGAAGCGTGGGAGAAGAGATCAGGGAAGGCGGGTTTGATGAAGATCTGGCTAGTGTGCTACATGATCTGTGTTGCAGTTATTTGGCTTGTACTGCAAAAGCTGCATAG
- the LOC117631816 gene encoding LOW QUALITY PROTEIN: pentatricopeptide repeat-containing protein At1g09220, mitochondrial-like (The sequence of the model RefSeq protein was modified relative to this genomic sequence to represent the inferred CDS: inserted 2 bases in 1 codon), with protein MPDWNSVAWNFMITGLAKWGELKLARSLYXVVSCTAIIDAYSRKNQPREAVALFRRIVVEDCVESTEITLLAVFPAVSVLRALKICQSLHTYGEKRGFNASDIRVTNSRLDSYAKCGCIESALRLYEEVSVERKNLVSWTSIISGFAMRAKGKEAIEYFNSMEQVGLKPNQVTLLSIFNACSHGGLIDEGLNFFRKMVDEYEIALDIKHYGCLLDMLGRAGRLEEAENMALEIPSNIVNVVIWRTLLGACSFHGNVEMGERVTKKILEMERGYGGDYVLMSNIFAGVGRCSDAERMRSLLDERNAFKLPGHSLV; from the exons ATGCCCGATTGGAATTCTGTCGCTTGGAATTTCATGATAACTGGTTTGGCCAAATGGGGTGAGCTTAAATTGGCTCGGTCTCTCTA TGTTGTGTCCTGTACTGCTATTATTGATGCCTACTCCCGAAAGAATCAGCCCCGTGAAGCTGTTGCTTTGTTTCGAAGAATCGTTGTTGAAGATTGCGTTGAGTCTACTGAGATTACACTTCTGGCCGTATTTCCAGCTGTTTCGGTTCTTAGGGCTCTTAAGATTTGCCAATCACTTCATACTTACGGTGAGAAGAGAGGATTTAATGCATCTGACATACGTGTCACCAATTCCCGTTTGGATTCTTATGCAAAATGTGGCTGCATAGAGAGTGCATTGAGATTATATGAGGAGGTATCTGTTGAGAGGAAGAATTTGGTGTCATGGACATCTATAATCTCTGGGTTTGCAATGCGTGCAAAGGGGAAAGAAGCCATCGAGTATTTTAATAGTATGGAGCAAGTTGGTCTCAAACCAAATCAAGTGACGCTCTTGAGTATTTTCAATGCTTGTAGTCATGGAGGATTAATTGATGAGGGGCTGAACTTCTTTAGGAAGATGGTCGACGAGTATGAAATTGCACTAGATATCAAGCACTATGGGTGCTTATTAGATATGCTAGGGAGGGCAGGGAGATTAGAAGAAGCAGAAAATATGGCTTTGGAGATTCCTTCCAATATCGTTAATGTTGTGATCTGGAGGACCCTGTTGGGTGCTTGTAGCTTTCATGGTAATGTGGAAATGGGTGAGAGGGTGACAAAGAAGATACTGGAGATGGAGAGAGGATATGGGGGAGACTACGTGCTTATGTCCAACATCTTTGCTGGGGTTGGAAGGTGCAGTGATGCCGAGAGAATGAGAAGCTTGCTGGATGAGAGGAATGCCTTCAAACTTCCAGGGCATAGTTTGGTCTAA